In a genomic window of Octopus sinensis unplaced genomic scaffold, ASM634580v1 Contig10964, whole genome shotgun sequence:
- the LOC115228718 gene encoding serine/threonine-protein phosphatase 5-like, with protein sequence MNQMYGFEGEVKHKYNSDLMMSFTNLFNNLPLAYLIDQQVFVVHGGLSSTDTTIEDIKNIKRVCQPPDQVMSDLLWSDPQVCEGVGESKRGVGIQFGPDVTKRFLETNQLRYIIRSHEVKEKGYDIEHDSACITIFSAPNYWFVGLVMLVTLWAIWGRILHSHTMISVLSFLLSLLWWE encoded by the exons ATGAATCAAATGTACGGATTCGAAGGGGAGGTTAAGCACAAATATAACTCCGATTTGATGATGAGTTTTACTAATCTGTTCAACAACCTCCCATTGGCCTACCTCATCGACCAACAGGTATTCGTAGTCCATGGAGGACTGTCTTCCACTGACACGACGATTGAGgatattaaaaacataaaacgTGTCTGTCAGCCCCCTGATCAAG TGATGTCTGATCTTCTGTGGTCTGACCCCCAGGTGTGTGAGGGGGTGGGGGAAAGCAAGCGAGGGGTGGGGATTCAGTTCGGTCCTGATGTTACTAAACGGTTTCTGGAGACCAATCAGTTGCGGTACATTATTCGGAGTCACGAGGTGAAGGAGAAGGGGTACGACATCGAGCACGACTCTGCGTGTATTACAATATTTTCTGCCCCGAACTATTGGTTTGTAGGTCTGGTAATGTTAGTGACTCTGTGGGCAATTTGGGGGCGtatattacactcacacacgATGATCTCAGTCCTAAGTTTTCTACTTTCTCTGCTGTGGTGGGAGTAG